A window of Tatumella citrea genomic DNA:
GCAGGTCTCCCTGGTATTAAATAACTATTTTCAGCAAGGGTTTCAGGTTTTTTGGTAGTGTTATTATTCATGGTGTGTATTTTCTTTACTGACACTGGGCAGTGTGGAGAGTTTAAATTTTCATGAAATTAATGTTAATTTCATGAGTATTAATCTGTCGTTTGATTATTAGTTTCTTTTCCTCCATTATTTAAAATTAACACTGAGGCAAGGTAAATTATGCCAGCCAGAAAGGGGAGTGAGATTATTATATCAACAAACCAGGTATCTTTACGTTTATTAATTATTTTTTTTACACTCTCAATTTTAACCACCTCTTTACCGTCAACGGTAGCCTGGATAACCCTTCGTTTGGTACTTAAAAAACTATAGTTTTGGCTAAACCAGCCAATTCTTGCTGGTTTTCCCTGCCATTGTTCATACAGTTTATGTTTAATATCTACATTCGTCTGTTTATGTTGTTTTTCTAAATCTTCTATGATTTGACTGTAATAATTTTTATCGATTTCACAAAGGTGAGGGCCAAAATAATTTTGTTTACATGAGAAAAATTCAGTGTCTTTTCCTTTTTTTAAGCCTATCTGGTAATATTTTCTTCCCACCTCTCTGTAAGTGAATAGACCTTCAGTATAGTGGATATCTTGTTCTGTCGGGAGTTGGATTGCTAATACATAAAATACGGGGATAAGCATGGAGTAGATGTAATTGAAAATTGCGGAAAGACAAAGCAGCAAGAGGCCGGCAGGCCTCCCCAGTATTAAATACTGCTTTCCGGTAATAGCTTTCGGATTTTTTCTGATGCGATTTTCCATAATCTATTTTTCCTGGTGGCCTGAAAGATGTGATATCTGGCTCTGCTCCATGCGAAACTTACTGTTGCAAGGAATTTAGCATAATTAATCTTATATCCTATCAATATCTTAATGATTGACTATAAAATATCACTGCGGATACTCTTCCGGGTATGTGAATATTTCATTTAAGAAAATTAAACACGAAAAAATCTTAAAAATTAAAAAATATGCGAGGGATCAAAATCAGGATGACTGTCTGTAAGTAATATAAATTAATGAATTAACTGGTAATTTAAAATTAAGCCGTCAGTGAATTAATAATTATTCTTCCCGGGCATCGACAAAAAGTGCTTTTCTTGCCATTATTTTTGTGTTCACTATGAACTGTGAATGCCAGTGCTAAAACCGGGGTGCCGACTGGGGAGTCGCACTTTGGCGTGTAATCACCGACAGCGAAGGTCGACATGGATAGTCAATGGACAAAATGAGAAAGTCTGCATCTGAATTTTCCGGAAGAAACGAGTTAACCGCTGCTGTATTAAGTTGCAAAAAAGAGCTGTGGAGTATTGTTTTTTTCAGTGTGATTATTAATCTTCTGATGCTGGCTCCTTCGGTTTATATGCTGCAGGTGTATGACAGGGTATTATCTTCCGGAAATAAAATGACTCTTATCATGTTAACTGTCATGGTTATCTGGTTATTTTTCTCCATAGGAGTTGTTGAATGGATTCGCAATGTTTTGTTAATTCGGTTGGGGGCTTATTTAGATACAAAAATAAATAAGCGTATATTTTTCAGTGCATTTGAAGGTTTTCTTCGCCAAAATACTACGCATTCCTCCCAGGCTCTGAATGATCTAACCCTGTTAAGGCAGTTTGCCAGTGGCAATGCATTATTTGCTTTTTTTGATGCTCCCTGGTTTCCCGTCTACTTGTTGATCATTTTTTGGCTACATCCCTGGCTGGGGATAATGGCATTGGCCGGAGCAATTATTTTAATTCTGCTGGCGTGGCTGAATCAGCGTCTGACACATGAAGCCATGAATCAGGCAGGATCGATCTCTGCCTCAGCAACTCTACAGGCTAACACCTGTTTGCGCCAGGCAGATACCATAACGGCCATGGGCATGCAAGAGGCTATGTACCGCAAATGGTTGATACAGCATGAAGCATTTTTACAGCAACAAAATCTGGTCAGTGAGAAAGGCGCCGCGATTTCAGCTATAACCCGTTTTGTCAGACTGGTACTCCAGTCCGGGGTATTAGGTCTCGGCGCATTGTTGGTCCTGAATGGTGAAATTACGCCGGGGATGATGATTGCCGGTTCAATCCTGACGGGGCGGGTGCTGGCCCCGGTCGATCAACTGATAGCTGTATGGAAAGGCTGGACGCAGGCACTCCAGGCATGGCAACGGTTAAGTGCGTTGTTAGAACAGTTCCCTGCGGGCAGACAGGCTATGCCGCTACCTTCACCTTCCGGAAATCTGCGCGTAGATAATCTCTCAGCAAAACTACCGGGCCTGGCTCAATACCCGCTTCGCGATATTAGTTTTGAATTACAACCCGGTGACGTGATGATGGTTATGGGTCCTTCCGGTGGCGGGAAATCGACGCTTGCCAGACTGTTGGTGGGTGCAGTTGAACCTTTTATGGGATCAGTACGGCTGGATGGCGCAGATATTCATCAGTATGACCCGCTGACTCTTGGTCCTTGCCTCGGTTATCTGCCCCAGGATATTCAACTTTTTGAAGGGACTGTGGCTGAAAATATTGCCCGGTTCTCTGATCCGGATGAAGAAAAAATAGTGACGGCAGCCCGCAATGCAGGGATCCACCGTATGATACTGCAACTGCCAGCGGGCTACGAT
This region includes:
- a CDS encoding type I secretion system permease/ATPase; protein product: MRKSASEFSGRNELTAAVLSCKKELWSIVFFSVIINLLMLAPSVYMLQVYDRVLSSGNKMTLIMLTVMVIWLFFSIGVVEWIRNVLLIRLGAYLDTKINKRIFFSAFEGFLRQNTTHSSQALNDLTLLRQFASGNALFAFFDAPWFPVYLLIIFWLHPWLGIMALAGAIILILLAWLNQRLTHEAMNQAGSISASATLQANTCLRQADTITAMGMQEAMYRKWLIQHEAFLQQQNLVSEKGAAISAITRFVRLVLQSGVLGLGALLVLNGEITPGMMIAGSILTGRVLAPVDQLIAVWKGWTQALQAWQRLSALLEQFPAGRQAMPLPSPSGNLRVDNLSAKLPGLAQYPLRDISFELQPGDVMMVMGPSGGGKSTLARLLVGAVEPFMGSVRLDGADIHQYDPLTLGPCLGYLPQDIQLFEGTVAENIARFSDPDEEKIVTAARNAGIHRMILQLPAGYDTLLGPTGIILSGGQKQRLGLARALYHSPRMIVLDEPDASLDDEGKQALIAAIRAQQVAGSTQIIITHTRLLLPCSNKILILTHGQMSYSGSTQQFMQSIRAAEQPAPAVKNRPTPDNMTKSTRPPGVN